In one window of Pseudomonas sp. IAC-BECa141 DNA:
- a CDS encoding hemagglutinin repeat-containing protein produces MDVRQYAFIARQSSADVEKHEHFWGMPKRGLAFLLANVMFWQPMWAQADGIVVANPGTSLGQAGNGVPIVNIATPNAAGLSHNQFNDYNVGAQGVILNNVAAQTGQTQLGGIIVGNPNLTNRVAAQAILNEVISGNPSQLRGYTEVAGQSARVIVANPYGITCNGCGFINSPRVTLTTGKPVIDGMGRLDRFQVDQGSVAIEGAGLNASNVDRFEIITRSAKINAEIQAQNLTIVAGRNDVNAQTLDATARADDGSSRPQLAIDSSALGGMYAGAIKLVGTEAGVGVKLAGNLAASGGDIQIDANGQLTLAQVSAANAVNIKASSLDAQGPVYAGTSANVQTQGSLTNQQTIAARDSINLSAGGLLTNNGIVEAGVNADNTRNNGGDVNLSAGSLGNVNKSVLASRNLTVNVGQTLNNQGGTLSSQNTRVSASTLDNQNKGRVLSTGALSLNVGQALNGGGLINSTGSLDATIGQFNNRGGELSSLQDATLRMGSLDNVAGLVNAGRALSITATGAINNQNGRLTSLDSLSLKAGHVDNSNKGRIASNKALAMNAASLDQHDGGQLTSDTSLTLDLNNGDLNNQNGLINAPLLVLKNLRQVDNRNGEISSAQAFTLAAASLDNSNGKLLGNQALTLHVQQALTNIKGLIAAAGIDAQTGSLNNNGGTFTSRADLNLRADGRLDNQDRGLINASRNLDITAASVNNQNGGSLLGSAIAIDFSGAMGDLDNSKGLITTKGQLSISHLRDLNNQGGELSSDLSYTLTARNMDNSDGKFFSRQRLDLNAESTRNLNGLISGWQGLSLLGGSLDNRNHGTLSSRDGDLLVDLTGDIRNSNTGALVSKGTLKVNAGSLDNSDSGVLSSESAQTLTLTGTLNNAQGGLIDSGADLGITAKRLDNTKATINAKQDIRFIGTDLDNTEGVLASDAAVNLDLLGTLINTRGQVVAAGPLAITRAAQINNQGGKLVSQKLLSLSTGGLDNRNGGTVAANDNLTLTASGAVQNSGGLIYSDAADLQLNAASLDNAGGSLQSEGALTVKVGGAIDNQKGRLVAKSGNLDVNAASLDSRGGVLSSLKSAFTAQIGGLLRNGQGGVIQAQHVTLKALAGLDNESGRIAAQSGDTTLDLGNTGNFINRNGVLVARQRVSVTGRDFDNSGDTGGQIAGQQIDLSLRGALNNRKGIIESASTLSVGAASVDNQTGQLRALGNTGKAAFTVGGLFDNRNGAVESANSDFSLGAGGLLNAGGNVLHVGSGIFDIATAQLGSAGGSFVTRGALTLAADSWTNASVIQADRLTVNINNLNQTASGQLLAASKLTGSGGYWNNDGLIASDGSLDLTLWGNYSGNGRTSSLGDLTLKSSQLTLGTGTSIGGGGNTTVNINGLLSNQGRLTSSGDLTLTAATVNNYGTLGAGKDLTLTTGALLNDRGLITSGGDMRLLLSSFTNAYGNVYGLSNVHIGRDRDSGKADLLDNRSGEIYSAQDLTINALTVNNVRDILEYTAHEKSSVVITQIDCNLIPIAGCDFRSGGRRNGHWEIAETDRLKVDNSSAAASLTSGGNMSINAQALNNTSSTIAATGNINVTAGTITNKGLQEQEIITKRTYWNYVDQIFAAEPAAKAFNDKNGGTPSATVEADLSHFISLLGGGKLTESVSTVTGSGSSYDAVIQAGGNIRLDAAQTIDNSVVRPYYSYVAAGKTNTDTGVGNGYSTVVKINPQLPPDLAQQQVSPIDLPGFSLPTGQNGLFRLSQEGGSAPATTGPQSWTLTGGKVTGGVSTTPVTVNRVQGLPSNAGKSQPHKYLIETNPVLTDLKQFMSSDYLLQGLGYDADQSAKRLGDGLFEQKLVQQAVVARTGQRFIDGQTSDEGVFKYLMDNAIASKNSLNLSVGVSLSAQQVAALTHDIVWLEEREVNGEKVLVPVLYLANANNRLAATGSLIQGKDVTLIAGENLENSGTLRASQNLDATAKKDLVSSGLVEAGNLLKLTATDNLTNKAGGIISGRDVTLTAERGDVINERTVTTHRSSDGRLSEETDFVDNASRIEAANALVIGAGRDINNTGSVLKSGGDTTLTAGRDVHIDSTEQTTDRSNTNYQYSTVKQHGSDVNVGGTLKVTAQRDVSVVASNVEAKGNVDINAKGDLTISSAADESHASGWNKKFRAEEDHVRQQSSTIKAGGDLALRAGNDLTLIASQATTQGEAFVFAGDNLNLESAADTDYSYYTKTKKGSFGKKSSTMTESGSEEAVGSVIQAQGKTMLVAANDINIEGSKVNSDKGGLHLMAGNDVNVTAAQNSAFNASASSKSSGLGLSSTSKASSDSSSSTWLSGSTLGGETVLVQAGHDLLVSASNVVSTRQTDLQARNDIRIESGVETFSAEHSQSTKKSGLMSSGGIGVTLGSSRLASTQSTHTETQKGSTVGSVLGNVNITAGKNLTIKASDAIAGGDISLAAQNVNILAAQNESTTRQTQESKKSGLTLALSGVVGEAVNTAYQTAQAARHEDDTRLAALQGVKAGLSGYQAYQAAQALSSGAEAGSFAGISLSLGTQKSTSTQVQEQSVSQGSTLTAGKNLYIVATGSGKAGFADGDINIQGSKLQATNDMVVVANRDVNLLAAANTQKVEGSNSSSGGAVGISLGVGSSGAGLSIFANGNKGVGKESGNGTTWTETTLDAGNKLKIGSGRDTNLIGAQANAQQVVANVGRNLTLTSLQDTDRYDSKQTNVSGGASFTFGSMTGSGSLSVSKDKIKSNFDSVQEQTGIYAGKGGFQLEVGGHTQLNGSVIASTATADKNILSTGTLGWADIDNKADFSSQHQSVSASSSGGAGAQLLGNMGSMLLVGSNNSGHASSTTNSAISGATLLIRDKNNQQQDVSTLSRDVENANNALSPIFNKEKEQQRLRQAQLIGEIGSQTMDIVRTQGMIAASKAAEAELTPEQRKMPGASPDASYEDRQAYIAVLQATNAYKNTMSSYGTGGSFQQAAQAVTAAIQGLAGGNIAQALVGASAPYLAETIKKMTAGNEEARVMAHAVLGALTAAVQGSNAAAGATGAAVSAVSTDLIMQALYGTTDVRSLTESQKQSVSALATLASGISGGIIGGDTASAVAAAQAGKNAAENNDMFLIPSGAAAMSLAEWAVGQGYSNEQIAKVLKDEREGVGFEGPTAKGMIQGYLIFTAGPLVGTELTAGLVAMAAGAAISGGANVSYQLTKGEKFSYSDAFIATLVGALTQGKGFVATQSVGLSGAYAGSLIKGEDPILPMIGSFAGTTIGFKGGPVISNTLKPYLGDTAATTVGNSAVSYGSEAIGDYIQDLGGKK; encoded by the coding sequence ATGGACGTTCGTCAGTACGCCTTTATTGCTCGACAGTCATCTGCAGATGTAGAAAAACACGAGCACTTCTGGGGCATGCCCAAGCGCGGACTGGCGTTCCTGCTGGCCAACGTCATGTTCTGGCAACCGATGTGGGCGCAGGCGGACGGCATCGTGGTGGCCAATCCCGGCACAAGCCTGGGTCAGGCGGGCAACGGCGTGCCTATCGTCAACATTGCCACACCCAACGCTGCAGGCCTGTCGCACAACCAATTCAATGACTACAACGTCGGTGCGCAGGGCGTCATCCTCAACAACGTGGCGGCGCAGACCGGGCAGACACAACTGGGCGGGATCATCGTCGGCAACCCCAACCTGACCAATCGGGTGGCGGCCCAGGCGATTCTCAACGAGGTAATCAGTGGCAATCCCAGTCAGTTGCGCGGCTACACCGAAGTCGCGGGGCAGTCGGCGCGGGTGATCGTCGCCAACCCTTACGGCATCACCTGTAACGGTTGCGGGTTCATCAACTCACCGCGGGTGACCCTGACCACCGGCAAGCCGGTGATCGATGGTATGGGGCGGCTGGACCGCTTTCAGGTCGATCAGGGCAGCGTCGCCATCGAAGGTGCGGGGCTCAATGCCAGTAACGTCGACCGCTTCGAGATCATCACCCGCAGCGCAAAAATCAACGCTGAAATCCAGGCACAGAACCTGACCATCGTGGCCGGTCGCAACGACGTCAACGCGCAAACCCTCGATGCTACGGCGCGAGCCGACGATGGCAGTTCCAGGCCGCAACTGGCGATCGACTCGTCCGCGCTCGGCGGGATGTACGCCGGGGCGATCAAACTGGTGGGTACCGAGGCCGGTGTCGGGGTGAAGCTGGCGGGCAACCTGGCGGCCAGTGGCGGTGATATCCAGATCGATGCCAACGGGCAACTGACCCTGGCGCAGGTTTCTGCGGCCAATGCCGTCAACATCAAGGCGTCCAGCTTAGATGCGCAAGGCCCGGTCTACGCCGGTACCAGCGCCAATGTGCAAACCCAGGGCAGTCTGACCAATCAGCAGACCATCGCGGCCCGCGACAGCATCAACCTCAGCGCCGGCGGGCTACTGACCAACAACGGCATCGTCGAAGCCGGGGTCAATGCGGATAACACCCGCAACAACGGAGGTGATGTCAACCTCAGCGCCGGCAGCCTCGGCAACGTCAACAAAAGTGTACTCGCCAGCCGCAATCTCACCGTCAACGTGGGGCAAACCCTGAACAACCAGGGCGGCACTTTGAGCTCGCAGAACACTCGGGTGTCGGCTTCGACACTGGACAACCAGAACAAGGGTCGGGTACTGAGCACCGGCGCCCTCAGCCTCAACGTCGGCCAGGCGCTCAATGGCGGCGGCCTGATCAACAGCACCGGATCACTCGACGCAACCATCGGCCAGTTCAATAACCGTGGCGGCGAACTGTCGAGCCTGCAGGATGCGACGCTGCGCATGGGGAGCCTGGACAACGTGGCAGGTCTGGTAAATGCCGGCAGGGCGCTGAGCATCACTGCCACAGGCGCGATCAACAACCAGAACGGCAGACTGACGTCGCTCGACAGCCTCTCGCTCAAGGCCGGACACGTCGATAACAGCAACAAGGGTCGGATCGCCAGCAACAAGGCTTTGGCGATGAATGCCGCCAGCCTTGATCAACATGACGGCGGTCAACTCACCAGCGATACGTCACTGACGCTGGATCTGAACAACGGCGACTTGAATAACCAGAACGGCCTGATCAACGCACCGCTGCTGGTACTGAAAAACCTGCGACAGGTTGATAACCGTAACGGCGAAATTTCCAGCGCCCAGGCCTTCACACTGGCGGCTGCAAGCCTGGACAACAGCAACGGGAAACTGCTCGGCAATCAAGCCCTGACACTGCATGTGCAACAGGCGTTGACCAATATCAAGGGGCTCATCGCTGCTGCCGGCATCGATGCTCAAACCGGCAGCCTGAACAATAACGGCGGCACATTCACCAGCCGCGCGGATCTGAATCTGCGGGCTGACGGCCGGCTCGACAATCAGGACAGGGGCCTGATCAACGCCTCCCGCAATCTCGACATCACTGCCGCGAGCGTGAACAACCAGAATGGCGGTTCGCTGCTGGGCAGTGCCATCGCCATTGATTTCAGCGGTGCGATGGGCGATCTCGACAACAGCAAGGGACTGATTACCACCAAGGGACAGTTGAGCATCAGCCACCTGCGGGATCTGAACAACCAGGGTGGCGAGCTTTCCAGCGACCTCAGCTACACGCTTACCGCACGTAACATGGACAACAGCGACGGCAAATTTTTCAGCCGTCAGCGGCTGGATTTGAACGCAGAGAGTACACGCAATCTCAATGGCCTGATTTCTGGCTGGCAGGGCCTGAGCCTGCTCGGCGGCAGCCTGGACAACCGTAACCACGGCACCCTGTCCAGCCGTGACGGCGACCTGCTGGTGGATCTCACAGGCGATATCCGTAACAGCAACACCGGCGCGCTGGTCAGTAAAGGCACCTTGAAAGTCAATGCAGGCAGTCTAGACAACTCGGACAGCGGCGTTCTCTCCAGTGAGAGCGCGCAAACCCTGACCCTCACCGGCACTTTGAACAACGCACAGGGTGGTCTGATCGACAGTGGTGCCGATCTGGGCATTACAGCCAAACGCCTCGACAACACCAAGGCGACCATCAACGCCAAGCAGGACATCCGTTTCATCGGCACTGACCTGGATAATACCGAAGGCGTTCTGGCCAGTGATGCGGCTGTCAATCTCGACCTGCTTGGCACGCTGATCAATACCAGAGGTCAGGTGGTTGCAGCCGGCCCGCTGGCGATCACCCGTGCCGCGCAGATCAATAACCAGGGCGGCAAACTGGTGAGCCAGAAACTGCTCAGTCTGTCGACCGGCGGTCTCGACAACCGTAATGGCGGAACCGTAGCTGCAAACGATAACCTCACGCTCACTGCCAGTGGTGCTGTGCAAAACAGTGGCGGCCTGATCTACAGTGATGCGGCCGATCTGCAACTGAACGCCGCCAGCCTCGACAACGCCGGGGGATCGCTGCAAAGCGAAGGCGCACTTACCGTCAAGGTCGGTGGTGCGATCGATAACCAGAAGGGTCGACTCGTTGCCAAGTCCGGCAACCTCGACGTCAATGCCGCCAGCCTCGACAGCCGCGGCGGTGTGCTTTCCAGCCTCAAAAGCGCTTTCACTGCACAGATCGGCGGCTTGTTGCGCAATGGGCAGGGAGGGGTGATCCAGGCTCAGCATGTCACACTCAAGGCCCTGGCCGGTCTCGACAACGAGAGCGGACGGATCGCTGCGCAAAGCGGTGACACGACCCTTGATCTGGGCAACACCGGCAATTTCATCAACCGCAACGGCGTGCTGGTCGCCAGGCAGCGCGTCAGCGTCACCGGCAGGGATTTCGATAATAGTGGCGACACGGGTGGCCAGATCGCCGGCCAACAAATCGATCTCAGCCTGCGCGGCGCCCTGAACAACCGCAAAGGCATCATCGAAAGCGCCAGCACCCTGAGCGTCGGCGCCGCCAGCGTCGATAACCAGACCGGTCAGTTGCGCGCACTGGGCAACACCGGCAAAGCCGCGTTCACCGTCGGCGGACTGTTCGATAACCGCAACGGCGCCGTTGAAAGCGCCAACAGTGACTTCAGCCTTGGGGCGGGTGGATTGTTGAACGCGGGCGGTAACGTGCTGCACGTCGGGAGCGGGATTTTCGACATTGCCACCGCTCAACTCGGTAGCGCCGGCGGCAGCTTCGTCACGCGTGGAGCCCTGACGCTGGCGGCGGATAGCTGGACCAACGCCAGCGTGATCCAGGCCGACCGCCTGACCGTCAACATCAACAACCTCAACCAGACCGCAAGTGGTCAATTGCTGGCGGCCAGCAAGCTGACAGGTAGCGGAGGTTACTGGAACAACGACGGGTTGATCGCCAGTGACGGATCGCTGGATCTGACCTTGTGGGGCAACTATTCCGGCAACGGTCGCACCAGCAGCCTTGGCGACCTGACGCTCAAGAGCAGTCAACTGACCCTCGGTACCGGGACCAGCATTGGCGGTGGCGGCAACACCACGGTCAATATTAACGGCCTGTTGAGCAATCAGGGGCGGCTGACATCCAGCGGCGATCTGACCCTCACTGCCGCCACCGTCAACAACTACGGCACCCTCGGCGCCGGCAAAGACCTGACCCTGACCACTGGCGCACTCCTGAACGACAGAGGCCTGATCACCAGTGGCGGTGACATGCGTCTGCTGTTGTCCAGTTTCACCAATGCCTACGGCAACGTGTACGGTCTGAGCAATGTGCACATCGGCCGGGATCGCGACAGCGGCAAGGCAGACTTGTTGGACAACCGTTCTGGTGAGATCTACAGCGCGCAGGACCTGACCATCAATGCCCTGACCGTGAACAACGTAAGGGACATTCTCGAGTACACGGCACATGAAAAGAGCTCGGTAGTCATCACGCAAATCGACTGCAACCTGATCCCGATTGCCGGGTGTGATTTTCGCAGTGGCGGCCGACGCAACGGGCACTGGGAAATCGCCGAAACCGATCGACTGAAAGTCGACAACAGCAGTGCTGCCGCGAGCCTGACCAGCGGCGGCAATATGTCGATCAACGCCCAGGCGCTGAATAACACCAGCAGCACCATCGCGGCCACCGGCAATATCAATGTGACTGCCGGCACCATCACCAACAAAGGCCTGCAAGAGCAGGAGATCATCACCAAGCGAACTTACTGGAACTACGTTGACCAGATCTTCGCCGCCGAGCCCGCCGCCAAAGCCTTCAACGACAAGAACGGCGGCACGCCTTCGGCCACCGTCGAAGCGGATTTGAGCCATTTCATCAGCCTTCTGGGCGGTGGCAAGCTGACCGAAAGCGTTTCCACCGTCACGGGTTCGGGCAGCTCCTACGACGCGGTGATACAGGCCGGCGGCAACATCCGGCTGGATGCGGCTCAGACCATCGACAACAGCGTGGTTCGGCCTTATTACAGCTACGTCGCGGCGGGCAAGACCAATACCGATACCGGCGTTGGCAACGGCTACTCCACCGTGGTCAAGATCAATCCGCAACTGCCCCCGGACCTGGCCCAGCAACAGGTCAGCCCGATCGACTTGCCGGGCTTCAGCCTGCCGACAGGTCAGAACGGACTTTTCCGTCTGAGCCAGGAGGGTGGCAGCGCGCCGGCCACTACCGGCCCGCAAAGCTGGACGCTCACCGGAGGCAAAGTCACCGGCGGCGTGTCGACCACACCGGTGACCGTCAACCGCGTACAGGGTCTGCCAAGCAACGCCGGCAAGTCCCAGCCGCACAAATACTTGATCGAAACCAACCCGGTGCTCACTGACCTCAAGCAGTTCATGAGTTCGGATTACCTGCTCCAGGGCCTGGGCTACGACGCCGATCAGAGCGCCAAGCGCCTGGGTGATGGCCTGTTCGAACAGAAACTGGTCCAGCAGGCTGTCGTCGCCCGGACGGGGCAGCGCTTCATCGACGGTCAGACCTCCGACGAAGGGGTCTTCAAGTACCTGATGGACAACGCCATCGCCAGCAAGAACAGCTTGAACCTGAGTGTGGGCGTCAGTCTCAGTGCGCAGCAGGTCGCGGCACTGACGCACGACATCGTCTGGCTCGAAGAGCGTGAGGTGAACGGCGAAAAAGTCCTGGTGCCGGTGCTGTACCTGGCCAACGCCAATAATCGCCTTGCGGCCACGGGCTCGTTGATCCAGGGCAAGGACGTCACGCTGATTGCCGGTGAAAACCTTGAAAACTCCGGCACGTTGCGCGCCAGCCAAAACCTCGATGCCACGGCTAAAAAGGATCTGGTGAGCAGCGGTCTGGTCGAAGCCGGCAACCTCTTGAAGCTGACGGCGACCGACAACCTGACGAACAAGGCCGGGGGGATCATTTCCGGTCGAGATGTCACGCTCACCGCCGAACGCGGCGACGTGATCAACGAACGCACCGTGACCACCCACCGCAGCAGTGATGGCCGTCTCAGCGAAGAAACCGACTTCGTCGACAACGCCTCGCGCATCGAAGCGGCGAACGCACTGGTTATCGGCGCCGGTCGGGACATCAACAACACCGGCAGTGTGCTCAAGAGTGGCGGCGATACCACGCTGACGGCCGGGCGTGATGTACACATCGACTCGACCGAACAGACGACAGACCGCAGCAATACCAACTATCAGTATTCGACGGTCAAGCAGCATGGCTCGGACGTCAACGTCGGCGGCACGCTCAAGGTTACGGCCCAGCGTGACGTCAGCGTTGTGGCCAGTAATGTCGAGGCCAAAGGCAATGTCGATATCAATGCCAAAGGCGACCTGACGATCAGCTCGGCGGCTGACGAATCTCATGCCAGCGGCTGGAACAAGAAGTTCCGTGCGGAGGAGGATCATGTACGTCAGCAGTCGAGCACCATCAAGGCGGGTGGGGATTTGGCCCTGAGAGCCGGCAACGACCTGACGCTCATCGCAAGCCAGGCAACGACGCAGGGTGAAGCCTTTGTCTTCGCCGGGGACAATTTGAACCTCGAGAGCGCCGCCGATACCGATTACTCCTATTACACCAAAACCAAGAAAGGTTCGTTCGGCAAGAAGAGCTCGACCATGACCGAGAGTGGCAGCGAAGAGGCGGTCGGGTCGGTCATTCAGGCTCAGGGCAAGACCATGCTGGTGGCAGCGAACGACATCAATATCGAGGGCTCGAAAGTCAATAGCGACAAGGGCGGCCTCCACTTGATGGCAGGCAATGACGTGAACGTCACGGCCGCGCAAAACAGCGCGTTCAATGCCTCGGCATCCTCCAAGTCCAGTGGTCTGGGGTTGTCGAGCACCAGCAAGGCGAGCAGTGATTCTTCGAGCAGCACCTGGCTATCCGGGTCGACCCTGGGCGGTGAGACTGTGCTGGTGCAGGCGGGACATGATCTGCTGGTCTCCGCCAGTAATGTGGTGTCGACGCGGCAGACGGATCTGCAGGCCCGCAATGACATTCGTATCGAAAGCGGTGTCGAGACCTTCAGTGCCGAGCATAGTCAGTCGACCAAAAAGTCGGGGTTGATGAGTTCCGGGGGGATTGGCGTGACCCTGGGCTCCTCCAGGCTCGCCTCCACTCAGTCCACTCATACCGAGACCCAGAAGGGCAGTACGGTGGGCAGTGTGCTGGGTAACGTGAACATCACCGCGGGGAAAAACCTCACCATTAAAGCGTCGGACGCTATTGCCGGTGGCGATATCAGCCTGGCCGCTCAAAACGTCAATATTCTTGCTGCGCAGAACGAAAGCACCACTCGACAGACTCAGGAAAGTAAAAAAAGCGGTCTGACGCTGGCGTTGTCGGGTGTTGTCGGAGAGGCCGTGAATACTGCCTATCAGACTGCGCAGGCAGCCAGGCATGAAGATGACACGCGTCTGGCAGCACTTCAGGGCGTCAAGGCAGGGCTTTCAGGCTATCAGGCTTACCAGGCTGCGCAGGCATTGAGCTCGGGCGCCGAGGCTGGCAGTTTCGCAGGCATCAGTTTGTCTCTGGGCACGCAGAAATCCACCTCGACTCAAGTCCAGGAACAAAGTGTCAGTCAGGGCAGTACGCTGACCGCCGGCAAAAACCTGTACATCGTTGCGACGGGCAGTGGCAAGGCCGGTTTCGCTGACGGTGACATCAACATCCAGGGCAGCAAACTGCAAGCCACCAACGACATGGTGGTGGTTGCCAATCGTGACGTTAATCTTCTGGCTGCGGCCAACACGCAGAAGGTTGAAGGATCGAATTCCAGTAGCGGCGGCGCTGTCGGTATCAGTCTTGGGGTTGGCTCCAGCGGTGCCGGGCTGAGTATCTTTGCCAATGGCAACAAAGGCGTAGGCAAGGAATCCGGCAACGGCACGACATGGACCGAAACCACGCTGGATGCGGGCAACAAACTGAAGATCGGCAGTGGGCGCGACACCAATCTGATCGGCGCTCAGGCCAATGCCCAGCAGGTGGTGGCGAATGTCGGCCGCAACCTGACGCTGACCAGCCTGCAGGACACTGACCGCTACGACTCCAAACAGACCAATGTCAGTGGGGGCGCCAGCTTTACCTTCGGTTCGATGACGGGCAGTGGATCGCTCAGCGTCAGCAAGGACAAGATCAAATCCAACTTTGACAGTGTGCAGGAACAGACAGGGATTTATGCCGGCAAGGGCGGTTTCCAGCTGGAGGTCGGCGGACATACTCAGCTCAACGGCAGTGTCATCGCCAGCACCGCGACCGCTGACAAAAACATCCTGAGTACCGGAACGCTAGGCTGGGCGGACATCGACAACAAGGCTGACTTCTCCAGTCAGCACCAAAGCGTCAGTGCCAGCAGCAGCGGTGGTGCGGGTGCCCAGCTTCTCGGGAACATGGGCAGCATGCTGCTTGTCGGCAGCAACAACAGCGGTCACGCCAGCAGCACCACGAACTCGGCGATTTCCGGTGCAACGCTGCTCATCCGTGACAAGAACAATCAGCAGCAGGACGTGTCGACGCTCAGTCGCGATGTGGAGAATGCCAACAACGCGCTGAGTCCGATCTTCAACAAGGAGAAAGAACAGCAACGACTTCGTCAGGCGCAACTGATCGGTGAGATCGGCAGCCAGACGATGGACATCGTTCGAACCCAGGGCATGATTGCAGCCAGCAAGGCTGCCGAGGCAGAGCTGACACCGGAGCAACGCAAGATGCCGGGCGCCAGTCCGGATGCTTCCTATGAAGATCGCCAGGCTTACATTGCCGTGCTTCAAGCGACCAACGCCTACAAGAACACTATGTCCAGCTATGGCACCGGTGGCAGTTTCCAGCAGGCTGCACAGGCGGTGACCGCAGCGATCCAGGGTCTGGCAGGTGGCAACATTGCGCAGGCGCTGGTGGGGGCTTCCGCTCCCTACCTGGCTGAAACCATCAAGAAGATGACTGCGGGCAATGAAGAGGCCAGGGTCATGGCCCACGCCGTTCTCGGCGCATTGACTGCGGCCGTTCAAGGCAGCAATGCCGCGGCAGGTGCCACCGGTGCGGCCGTCTCGGCGGTGAGTACCGATCTGATCATGCAGGCGTTGTATGGCACGACGGATGTGAGGTCGTTGACCGAAAGTCAGAAGCAGAGCGTATCGGCGTTGGCCACCCTGGCCAGCGGCATTTCCGGTGGCATCATTGGGGGTGATACCGCATCTGCTGTCGCAGCTGCGCAGGCCGGGAAAAACGCGGCCGAAAACAATGACATGTTCCTGATACCATCGGGAGCTGCAGCAATGTCCCTTGCCGAGTGGGCCGTCGGACAGGGTTACTCGAATGAGCAAATCGCCAAAGTACTGAAGGACGAGCGAGAAGGCGTCGGCTTTGAGGGGCCGACTGCAAAAGGGATGATCCAGGGCTACCTGATCTTTACGGCCGGTCCGCTGGTCGGAACCGAGCTGACTGCAGGTCTCGTCGCCATGGCGGCGGGGGCAGCCATATCGGGCGGGGCGAATGTCAGCTATCAACTGACCAAAGGAGAGAAATTCAGCTATTCCGATGCATTCATTGCGACGCTGGTCGGTGCCTTGACTCAAGGCAAGGGCTTTGTCGCTACCCAGAGTGTGGGGCTTAGCGGCGCCTATGCCGGCAGTTTGATCAAGGGTGAAGATCCAATCCTGCCGATGATCGGCTCGTTTGCCGGGACGACCATCGGGTTCAAGGGGGGGCCTGTTATCAGCAATACACTCAAGCCTTACCTCGGCGACACGGCGGCGACGACCGTGGGCAATTCGGCGGTGTCTTATGGTTCTGAGGCTATCGGAGATTATATTCAAGATCTGGGTGGCAAAAAGTGA